A genome region from Gemmatimonadaceae bacterium includes the following:
- a CDS encoding insulinase family protein, which translates to MTGLSTRPSDALALHHDTVREVLPNGLTLLVRRDTSAPVVAIVTHVKAGYFDETDDIIGIAHVLEHMFFKGTPTRGVGQIARETKANGGYLNAHTIYDHTSYYTVLPSASFVAGLEIQFDAYARSVIDGEELARELEVIIQEAKRKKDTAYAVAIETLYAVLHDRHRIRRWRIGEEDGLRTFTREHLLRFYRHWYRPDNTVLAIVGDVQVDDVRREVMARYGALEAGRPARDRGPQEIAAPGVRFRDWSGDIAQQHLAFGWRVPPLGHPDTPALDLAGVALGSGRASRLYRAVREQQLASAVTAWNYTAGDVGVFVAHVEAAAATARTAATATWRELQAARVDGLRVSEVTRAQRILEARWLRRLESMDGQAQYLASWEAEGGLDAGAQYYDAVVTLTADRVQAAMQAHLDPANVTVVSYRPTGAEPLADSVDALQAMLAGVPAGSAVMASPQLLTPINTAAVPERASAALHLRAAGTVDHGVHVYRTAHGVPVLVMPRPGSPLVNIGVIQRGGAAVDEAHHEGLARLTAQAMLKGTRTRTGAQLAEASEELGGSIGVSVGLESLGWSLSVPVRHLTAASALLADVVQEPVLQDDAVSTERTLALAELKRARDDMHRWPMRLASIAAYGDHPYARSTIGNETSLPMLDAAAVRHFHERHIRRSASVIAVVGDVPPDEVAVLIDQLFGGLAWHEGYALPDASWPQESRQLHESRAKQQTALAMLFPGPARGDRARYATRVLSAIASGLGGRFFEQLRDKQSLAYTVSAFPVERRAGGAFGAYIATSPAREDEARAGLLGEFARFRDAAPTADEVERAQRYLIGSHAIAQQSGGTVLGELVDAWLFGEGLHEIAEVPSQLAAVTPADVHAVAQRYFDPARVAEGVVRGTG; encoded by the coding sequence ATGACCGGATTGTCTACGCGACCGAGCGATGCGCTCGCGCTGCATCATGATACCGTGCGTGAGGTGCTCCCCAATGGCCTCACGTTGCTCGTGCGTCGCGATACCTCGGCGCCCGTCGTGGCGATCGTCACCCATGTGAAGGCCGGGTACTTCGACGAGACCGACGACATCATCGGCATCGCGCACGTGCTCGAGCACATGTTCTTCAAGGGGACGCCCACGCGCGGTGTCGGCCAGATCGCGCGCGAGACGAAGGCCAACGGTGGCTACCTCAACGCGCATACCATCTACGACCACACCAGCTATTACACGGTGTTGCCGAGCGCGTCGTTCGTGGCCGGATTGGAGATCCAGTTCGATGCCTACGCCCGCTCGGTCATCGATGGCGAGGAGCTCGCGCGCGAGCTCGAGGTCATCATTCAGGAGGCCAAGCGCAAGAAGGACACGGCCTACGCGGTCGCCATCGAAACGTTGTACGCCGTGCTGCACGATCGGCACCGCATCCGTCGCTGGCGCATCGGTGAGGAAGACGGACTTCGCACGTTCACGCGCGAGCATCTGCTGCGCTTCTATCGCCACTGGTACCGCCCCGACAATACGGTGCTCGCCATCGTGGGCGATGTGCAGGTGGACGACGTGCGCCGCGAAGTGATGGCGCGCTACGGCGCGCTCGAGGCCGGGCGCCCGGCGCGTGATCGCGGCCCGCAGGAGATCGCCGCTCCGGGCGTGCGCTTTCGTGACTGGAGCGGCGATATCGCGCAACAGCATCTGGCCTTTGGGTGGCGGGTGCCGCCCCTCGGGCACCCGGACACCCCGGCGCTCGATCTGGCCGGGGTCGCGCTTGGCAGCGGACGTGCGTCTCGCCTCTATCGCGCGGTGCGCGAGCAGCAGCTTGCCTCGGCGGTCACGGCGTGGAATTACACCGCGGGCGATGTGGGTGTCTTCGTGGCGCATGTCGAAGCCGCCGCCGCCACGGCGCGCACCGCGGCCACGGCCACCTGGCGCGAATTGCAGGCGGCGCGCGTGGATGGCCTGCGGGTCAGTGAAGTGACCCGCGCGCAGCGCATTCTCGAGGCGCGCTGGCTGCGCCGCCTCGAAAGTATGGATGGGCAGGCGCAATACCTCGCCAGCTGGGAAGCCGAAGGCGGGCTCGATGCCGGCGCGCAGTACTACGATGCCGTGGTGACACTCACCGCCGATCGCGTGCAGGCGGCGATGCAGGCGCATCTCGATCCGGCCAACGTCACCGTGGTGTCCTACCGCCCGACGGGCGCCGAGCCGCTCGCCGACAGCGTGGACGCGCTGCAGGCCATGCTGGCCGGGGTGCCCGCGGGGAGCGCGGTGATGGCGTCGCCGCAGCTCCTGACGCCCATCAACACGGCCGCCGTGCCGGAGCGCGCCTCGGCGGCGCTCCACCTGCGGGCTGCCGGCACGGTGGATCACGGCGTTCATGTCTATCGCACCGCGCACGGTGTGCCGGTGCTGGTGATGCCGCGCCCCGGTTCGCCGCTCGTGAACATCGGCGTCATTCAGCGCGGCGGCGCGGCGGTGGACGAAGCCCATCACGAAGGGCTCGCGCGCCTCACCGCGCAGGCAATGCTCAAGGGGACGCGTACGCGCACTGGTGCGCAGCTGGCCGAAGCGAGCGAGGAACTCGGCGGCTCCATTGGCGTGAGTGTCGGACTCGAATCGCTGGGCTGGTCGCTGTCCGTGCCGGTTCGGCATCTCACCGCCGCCTCGGCCCTGCTGGCCGACGTGGTGCAGGAGCCCGTCTTGCAGGACGACGCGGTGAGCACCGAACGCACGCTGGCGCTGGCGGAGCTCAAGCGCGCCCGCGACGACATGCATCGCTGGCCGATGCGCCTCGCGAGCATCGCGGCGTATGGTGACCACCCGTACGCGCGCTCCACGATCGGCAACGAGACCTCCTTGCCGATGCTCGACGCGGCGGCGGTGCGGCACTTCCACGAGCGGCACATCCGGCGCAGTGCGTCGGTCATTGCGGTGGTGGGCGATGTGCCCCCCGACGAAGTGGCGGTGCTGATCGATCAGCTGTTCGGCGGGCTGGCGTGGCATGAGGGGTATGCGCTCCCCGACGCCAGCTGGCCGCAGGAGTCTCGCCAGCTGCACGAGTCGCGTGCGAAGCAGCAGACCGCGCTGGCGATGCTCTTCCCGGGGCCCGCGCGCGGGGATCGTGCCCGTTACGCGACGCGGGTCTTGTCGGCGATCGCGAGCGGATTGGGCGGCCGGTTCTTCGAGCAGCTGCGCGACAAGCAGTCGCTGGCGTACACCGTGAGCGCGTTTCCCGTGGAACGTCGAGCTGGTGGCGCCTTCGGGGCGTATATCGCCACCTCGCCGGCGCGCGAGGACGAAGCGCGCGCGGGACTGCTGGGGGAGTTCGCCCGCTTCCGCGACGCCGCGCCCACGGCCGACGAGGTCGAGCGCGCCCAGCGTTATCTGATCGGATCACATGCCATCGCCCAGCAGTCGGGAGGCACCGTGCTCGGCGAGCTGGTGGATGCGTGGCTGTTTGGCGAGGGGCTGCACGAGATCGCCGAGGTGCCGTCACAGCTCGCGGCCGTGACGCCGGCTGATGTGCACGCCGTGGCGCAGCGGTACTTCGATCCGGCGCGGGTGGCCGAAGGCGTGGTGCGCGGCACCGGCTGA
- a CDS encoding carboxylesterase family protein, which translates to MRRSILLMATAATLGSPFVVSGQTTRQSAPQVTTRQGVLRGVTLPSGVRAFRGIPFAKPPVRERRWQPPAPPAPWTGVREADRFSPMCMQARLFSDMVFRSDGTSEDCLYLNVWAPAKSARGALPVLVYFYGGGLSAGDGSELRYDGESMATQDIVAVTVNYRLGIFGSFVHPGLIAESSAKAAGNYGFLDQQAALRWVQANIAAFGGDPARVTIAGESAGSFSVSAQMTAPGSTGLFARAIGESGSLIGRGAMMTLEVAATNGERFAAGVGAPDLAALRALGATQLLDWSARADLPRFGPVVDGRFFPESPSARLERGAQAKVPLLAGWNELEASGRGLLRGDTTAAGLSAALTQVFGANAAEAAAHYPAIEGVIAAANAVAGDQFIGFSTWRWIDLHARTSGQPVYRYFFTRARPALSKPPTGRPNLPEPGAVHSAEIEYAMGNLRTNVVYAWTPDDFTVSRVMQRYFVNFIKTGNPNGADLPEWPSGVPADGRAMRMRIDVTSKAEPEPRARYLFLERVWAGK; encoded by the coding sequence ATGCGACGCTCCATCCTGCTGATGGCGACGGCGGCGACCCTTGGGTCGCCGTTTGTCGTTTCCGGCCAGACGACGAGGCAGTCCGCTCCGCAGGTGACGACGCGGCAGGGCGTGCTTCGCGGCGTCACGCTGCCGAGCGGCGTCCGCGCGTTTCGCGGGATTCCCTTCGCGAAGCCCCCTGTGCGCGAGCGTCGGTGGCAGCCGCCCGCCCCGCCCGCGCCGTGGACCGGCGTGCGCGAGGCGGATCGCTTCTCGCCGATGTGCATGCAGGCACGGCTCTTCAGCGACATGGTGTTCCGGAGCGACGGCACCAGTGAAGATTGCCTCTACCTCAACGTGTGGGCTCCCGCCAAGTCTGCGCGCGGTGCGTTGCCGGTGCTGGTGTACTTCTACGGCGGCGGCCTGTCGGCAGGCGATGGATCCGAATTGCGGTACGACGGCGAGAGCATGGCGACGCAGGACATCGTCGCGGTCACCGTGAACTACCGGTTGGGCATCTTCGGCTCGTTCGTGCATCCGGGGCTGATCGCCGAGTCGTCGGCGAAGGCGGCGGGGAACTACGGCTTTCTCGATCAGCAAGCGGCGCTGCGCTGGGTGCAGGCGAACATTGCCGCCTTCGGTGGGGATCCGGCGCGGGTGACGATTGCCGGTGAATCCGCCGGCTCCTTCTCGGTGAGCGCGCAGATGACCGCACCGGGCTCGACCGGGCTCTTTGCGCGCGCGATTGGCGAAAGCGGCTCGCTGATCGGCCGCGGCGCGATGATGACGCTTGAGGTTGCGGCCACGAACGGCGAGCGCTTCGCGGCCGGTGTGGGCGCTCCCGATCTCGCGGCGCTCCGCGCGCTCGGTGCGACGCAACTGCTCGACTGGTCTGCGCGCGCGGATCTGCCCCGCTTCGGGCCCGTCGTGGACGGTCGATTCTTCCCCGAATCGCCCTCGGCACGACTTGAACGCGGGGCCCAGGCCAAAGTACCGCTGCTGGCCGGTTGGAATGAGTTGGAAGCATCCGGGCGCGGCCTGCTGCGCGGCGATACGACCGCCGCGGGGCTCAGCGCTGCACTGACGCAGGTCTTTGGGGCCAACGCCGCCGAAGCCGCGGCTCACTATCCCGCGATTGAAGGCGTGATCGCTGCCGCCAATGCCGTGGCGGGCGATCAGTTCATCGGCTTTTCAACGTGGCGCTGGATCGATCTGCACGCGCGCACCAGCGGACAGCCAGTCTATCGCTACTTCTTCACGCGCGCGCGCCCAGCGCTCTCAAAGCCGCCTACGGGGCGCCCAAATCTCCCCGAGCCGGGAGCGGTGCACTCCGCGGAAATTGAGTATGCGATGGGCAATCTCCGCACGAATGTCGTATACGCGTGGACACCCGACGACTTCACCGTGTCGCGCGTCATGCAGCGCTACTTCGTGAACTTCATCAAGACGGGGAACCCGAACGGCGCGGACCTGCCGGAGTGGCCCAGTGGTGTGCCGGCGGACGGACGGGCGATGCGGATGCGCATCGACGTCACGTCCAAGGCCGAGCCGGAGCCGCGCGCGCGGTACCTGTTTCTGGAGCGCGTCTGGGCCGGTAAGTGA
- the acs gene encoding acetate--CoA ligase, giving the protein MSDIDVLLQENRSFPPPAAFQAKAHVHTTRLQEDAAADPEGFWAREAASLDWIKKWDRVLEWSPPHAKWFTGGQLNASVNCVDRHITTARRNKAAIIWEGEPGDRRIFTYWDLYREVNLAANMLKKLGVKKGDRVAIYLPMIPEAVIAMLACARIGAIHTVVFGGFSPESLRDRINDCGCKVLITADGGYRRGSTVPLKRNADEALKECPTIEHVLVVMRRRSGVGDETFAEMQEGRDHWWHRMKREVPKFCEPEPMDAEDMLFILYTSGTTGKPKGIVHTTGGYLTGAATTTKYVFDLKDEDVYWCTADIGWITGHSYLVYGPLAVGATCVVYEGAPDWPDKDRFWSICERYGVTVFYTAPTAIRAFMKWGKQYVEKHDLSQLRLLGSVGEPINPEAWMWYHEHIGKERCPIVDTWWQTETGAIMITPLPGVTATKPGSATTPFPGIKATLLDADASEVGVGGGLLAITHPWPSMLRTIWGDDQRYVDTYFSKWPGRPDLYFPGDGAKRDDDGYLWILGRVDDVLNVAGHRIGTMEVESALVDHPAVAEAAVVGKQHDLKGQAIAAFVTLRSGFHASGSLRDELREHVALKIGALARPDDILFSADLPKTRSGKIMRRLLRDIAEGRALGDTTTLADPSVVASLKDQYENQE; this is encoded by the coding sequence ATGAGCGATATCGACGTCCTGCTGCAGGAGAACCGTTCGTTCCCGCCTCCGGCCGCATTTCAGGCCAAGGCGCACGTGCACACCACGCGACTTCAGGAAGATGCGGCGGCCGATCCCGAGGGCTTCTGGGCCCGGGAAGCCGCGTCGCTCGACTGGATCAAGAAGTGGGATCGTGTGCTCGAGTGGTCGCCGCCGCACGCGAAGTGGTTCACGGGCGGGCAGCTCAACGCGTCGGTGAACTGCGTCGATCGGCACATCACCACCGCGCGCCGCAACAAGGCCGCGATCATCTGGGAAGGCGAACCCGGCGACCGCCGCATCTTCACCTACTGGGATCTGTACCGCGAAGTGAATCTCGCGGCCAACATGCTCAAGAAGCTCGGCGTGAAGAAGGGCGATCGCGTGGCGATCTACCTGCCGATGATTCCCGAAGCCGTCATCGCCATGCTCGCCTGCGCGCGCATCGGCGCCATTCACACGGTGGTCTTCGGCGGCTTCTCGCCGGAGTCGCTGCGCGATCGCATCAACGACTGCGGCTGCAAGGTGCTCATCACCGCCGACGGCGGCTACCGCCGCGGCTCGACGGTGCCGCTCAAGCGCAATGCGGACGAAGCGCTCAAGGAGTGCCCCACCATCGAGCACGTGCTCGTCGTGATGCGGCGCCGCAGCGGCGTCGGCGACGAAACGTTCGCCGAAATGCAGGAAGGGCGCGACCACTGGTGGCACCGCATGAAGCGCGAAGTGCCCAAGTTCTGCGAGCCGGAGCCGATGGATGCCGAGGACATGCTGTTCATCCTCTACACGTCCGGCACCACCGGCAAGCCGAAGGGGATCGTGCACACCACCGGCGGCTATCTCACCGGCGCCGCCACCACGACCAAGTACGTCTTCGATCTCAAGGATGAAGACGTCTACTGGTGCACCGCCGATATCGGCTGGATCACCGGGCACTCGTATCTCGTGTACGGCCCGCTCGCGGTGGGCGCGACGTGCGTGGTGTACGAGGGCGCGCCCGATTGGCCCGACAAGGACCGCTTCTGGAGCATCTGCGAGCGCTACGGCGTCACGGTGTTCTACACGGCGCCCACGGCCATTCGCGCGTTCATGAAGTGGGGCAAGCAGTACGTCGAGAAGCATGACCTCTCGCAGCTGCGTCTGCTCGGCTCGGTCGGTGAACCGATCAACCCCGAAGCGTGGATGTGGTACCACGAGCACATCGGCAAGGAACGCTGTCCGATCGTGGACACCTGGTGGCAGACGGAGACCGGCGCGATCATGATCACGCCACTGCCGGGAGTCACCGCCACCAAGCCGGGATCCGCGACCACGCCGTTCCCCGGCATCAAGGCCACGCTGCTCGACGCCGATGCCAGCGAAGTCGGCGTGGGCGGTGGCCTGCTGGCCATCACGCACCCCTGGCCGAGCATGCTGCGCACGATCTGGGGCGACGATCAGCGCTACGTGGATACCTACTTCTCCAAGTGGCCCGGCCGCCCCGACCTCTACTTCCCGGGTGACGGCGCCAAGCGCGACGACGACGGCTACCTGTGGATCCTCGGGCGCGTGGACGACGTGCTCAACGTGGCCGGCCATCGCATCGGCACGATGGAAGTCGAAAGCGCGCTCGTGGATCACCCCGCCGTGGCCGAGGCCGCGGTGGTGGGCAAGCAGCACGACCTCAAGGGGCAAGCGATCGCCGCGTTCGTCACGCTGCGCTCCGGGTTCCATGCCAGCGGCAGCCTCCGGGACGAACTGCGCGAGCACGTGGCGCTCAAGATCGGCGCCCTCGCCCGGCCGGATGACATCCTCTTCAGCGCGGATCTTCCCAAGACGCGCTCGGGTAAAATCATGCGCCGGCTGTTGCGGGACATCGCCGAAGGGCGCGCCCTCGGGGACACGACGACACTGGCGGACCCCAGTGTCGTGGCGAGCCTCAAGGATCAGTACGAAAACCAGGAGTAG
- a CDS encoding alpha/beta hydrolase gives MYTEHLMIPVGPGRLHVARTGRGGPAVVLLHDFGASSFQWRAVAPALANRGVTVVAVDLLGFGESDRPIGTATGPGAQAEYLERALTALRLSAVQVIGHGLGALVALLLAAEHPHRVLRTGLLDPLPPDDLPGPAIRAMQRASGRAALTANSLFGARPLLEVLLADGLPENHPEADRLLARTLAPFVGRNGMADLLQLAAAVTLSPGERERLGQITGPVHCWLGHGDGARPGAAPEAWAGILPSATVTAGETGQPVGAWVGESAPAAVTAAILAWLTYPE, from the coding sequence GTGTACACCGAGCACCTGATGATTCCCGTGGGCCCCGGGCGGCTGCACGTCGCCCGCACCGGGCGCGGCGGGCCGGCGGTGGTGCTGCTCCACGACTTTGGCGCGAGCAGCTTTCAATGGCGCGCCGTCGCGCCCGCCCTCGCCAATCGCGGCGTCACCGTCGTGGCCGTGGATCTGCTGGGCTTCGGCGAATCCGACCGCCCGATTGGGACCGCGACGGGCCCGGGTGCCCAGGCGGAGTATCTGGAGCGCGCGCTGACCGCGCTCCGCCTGAGCGCCGTGCAGGTAATCGGCCACGGTCTGGGCGCGCTCGTGGCGCTGCTGCTGGCGGCGGAACACCCGCATCGGGTGCTTCGCACGGGGCTCCTCGACCCGCTGCCCCCCGATGATCTGCCTGGACCGGCCATCCGGGCCATGCAGCGGGCCAGCGGTCGGGCTGCCCTGACGGCGAACAGCCTCTTCGGCGCGCGCCCTCTGCTGGAGGTGCTGCTCGCCGACGGACTCCCCGAAAACCACCCCGAGGCCGACCGCCTGCTGGCCCGCACACTCGCTCCGTTCGTGGGGCGCAACGGCATGGCCGACCTGCTGCAATTGGCCGCGGCGGTGACGCTCAGCCCGGGAGAGCGGGAGCGCCTAGGCCAGATCACGGGCCCGGTCCACTGCTGGCTGGGGCACGGGGATGGCGCCAGGCCGGGCGCGGCTCCCGAGGCGTGGGCCGGGATTCTCCCGAGCGCCACGGTGACCGCTGGTGAGACCGGTCAGCCCGTGGGCGCGTGGGTCGGCGAGTCCGCGCCCGCCGCAGTCACGGCAGCGATTCTGGCCTGGCTGACGTATCCCGAGTGA
- a CDS encoding pseudouridine-5'-phosphate glycosidase produces the protein MTQRLLRPRSTEEVSAALHRGGAVVALESSVLAQGLLPPFNREAAERMMRAAAQAGATPVITAIVRGVASFGLDTDALERFLRRDGVRKVSARDLGIAIAQGADGATTVAGTLALCALGGLEVFATGGIGGVHRDAPFDESADLVELARTPAIVVCAGAKSILDLPATLERLETLGVPVVGYGTDELPGFFSTTTGLRLTARLDTPAEIAAAWRAHRALGRTSAMLVVQPPPAAHAVPVEIVERATQAAVAAAAAAGVRGAAVTPFLLADIQQRTNGQSVTANLALLEANARLAGEIAVALVRTPPADLPS, from the coding sequence GTGACTCAGCGTCTCCTGCGTCCACGCAGCACTGAAGAGGTTTCTGCCGCGTTGCACCGCGGCGGCGCTGTCGTCGCCCTTGAAAGTTCCGTACTCGCCCAAGGGCTGTTGCCGCCGTTCAATCGCGAGGCGGCCGAGCGCATGATGCGCGCCGCGGCGCAGGCCGGCGCGACACCCGTCATCACCGCCATCGTGCGCGGTGTCGCGAGTTTCGGCCTCGACACCGATGCCCTCGAGCGGTTCCTCCGGCGTGACGGCGTCCGCAAAGTGTCTGCGCGTGATCTCGGGATCGCCATCGCGCAGGGCGCCGATGGGGCCACCACCGTGGCCGGTACGCTCGCCTTGTGTGCACTCGGTGGGCTCGAGGTATTCGCCACCGGCGGGATCGGCGGCGTGCACCGCGATGCGCCCTTCGACGAAAGCGCGGATCTGGTGGAACTGGCTCGTACGCCGGCCATCGTGGTGTGCGCTGGGGCCAAGTCCATCCTCGATTTGCCCGCGACTCTCGAACGCCTGGAAACGCTGGGGGTGCCAGTCGTGGGCTACGGTACCGATGAACTGCCCGGGTTCTTCAGCACCACCACCGGGCTGCGCCTCACGGCACGACTCGACACCCCGGCGGAGATCGCTGCCGCCTGGCGCGCCCATCGGGCGCTCGGGCGCACCAGCGCGATGCTCGTCGTGCAGCCGCCGCCGGCGGCGCACGCCGTCCCGGTGGAGATCGTGGAACGCGCCACCCAGGCCGCGGTTGCGGCCGCTGCCGCCGCGGGCGTCCGCGGTGCCGCCGTCACCCCCTTCCTGCTGGCGGACATCCAGCAGCGCACCAACGGACAGTCGGTGACTGCCAATCTGGCCCTGCTCGAAGCGAACGCCCGTCTGGCGGGCGAGATCGCCGTTGCGCTGGTCCGGACGCCACCGGCTGATCTTCCGTCGTAG
- a CDS encoding tetratricopeptide repeat protein encodes MSNPFLSSEEYDERAHALYNEGQYDEALDLLREGLALYPGAVELHVGAGYARLAREEYVWARRSFEEALVLDPEHEDALAGVGEVLLKFGQVDAGFRAFERTIELGYDDDVELMLQIGRALFREGFVETALTYFEKARDHAADSAEAVACIGYAQHRLGLDRDAMTSLRQALALDDSFAEARVYLANLLYDAGELDEALKEFERTTPEDHWDELGIWRLMELKKQVYKLAEDDGEFRAWEARLTELAGEPDAIDDLLADIEQTAIENEQAAQAQAAGQPDTLGTLLSGIAGQQAEAVSAESPTEVLLPTPEPHAGTHRVVLRDGTSIEGSWEDIVRALRDQRDAGRPLDEYMALEARRTYGATGVRVASHAPEAFLRGSADAGVLRIVR; translated from the coding sequence ATGTCGAATCCGTTCCTGAGCTCTGAGGAGTACGACGAGCGCGCTCATGCCCTCTACAACGAGGGGCAGTACGATGAGGCGCTCGATCTGCTGCGTGAAGGGCTCGCCCTCTATCCGGGCGCGGTCGAGTTGCACGTCGGCGCGGGCTATGCCCGGCTGGCGCGCGAGGAGTACGTCTGGGCCCGGCGGAGCTTCGAGGAGGCGCTCGTGCTCGATCCGGAGCACGAAGACGCGCTGGCCGGCGTCGGCGAAGTCCTGCTCAAGTTCGGGCAGGTCGATGCCGGATTCCGCGCCTTTGAGCGTACGATCGAGCTCGGCTATGACGACGACGTCGAGCTCATGCTGCAGATCGGCCGCGCGCTCTTCCGCGAAGGCTTCGTGGAGACCGCGCTGACCTACTTCGAAAAGGCGCGTGATCATGCGGCCGATTCCGCCGAAGCGGTCGCCTGCATTGGCTACGCGCAGCACCGGCTCGGGCTCGATCGCGACGCGATGACGTCGCTGCGGCAGGCGCTCGCACTCGACGACAGCTTTGCCGAAGCGCGCGTCTATCTCGCCAATCTGCTCTACGACGCGGGCGAGCTCGACGAGGCGCTCAAGGAGTTCGAGCGCACCACGCCGGAGGATCACTGGGACGAACTCGGAATCTGGCGGCTGATGGAGCTCAAGAAGCAGGTGTACAAGCTGGCGGAAGACGACGGGGAGTTCCGCGCGTGGGAAGCGCGCCTCACCGAACTGGCCGGTGAGCCCGACGCCATCGACGATCTGCTCGCCGACATCGAACAGACGGCCATCGAGAACGAGCAGGCGGCGCAGGCGCAGGCCGCCGGTCAGCCCGACACCCTTGGCACCCTGCTGTCCGGCATCGCCGGGCAGCAGGCCGAGGCGGTGTCGGCGGAATCGCCCACCGAGGTGCTGCTCCCCACGCCCGAACCGCACGCCGGTACGCATCGGGTGGTGCTGCGGGACGGGACGTCCATTGAAGGCAGCTGGGAAGACATTGTGCGTGCGCTCCGGGACCAGCGGGATGCGGGCCGCCCGCTCGATGAATACATGGCGCTCGAAGCCCGTCGCACGTACGGCGCGACGGGCGTGCGCGTCGCGTCGCACGCGCCCGAGGCGTTTCTGCGCGGCAGTGCGGACGCCGGTGTGCTGCGCATCGTGCGCTGA
- a CDS encoding DsbA family protein: MAKVTPKKKSNTGFIVIILAVVLAGGTAIFSAVQGNKTKALELKTDAPLPAARGYLRGDPNAPITIVEFGDFECPGCGQFATVQEPDLRKRVIEAGLANFKFMDFPLVQAHQNTLTAHLAAGCADEQGKFWEMHDKLYEGQFDWNGQATSNPRKIIDEYAKGLGLDMAKYNDCFEKQRPMAQIMANQAEGTKLGINGTPTIVIGNRAYSPTPNVDEMIKILDSLKTAGAVNAPAAAAPAGDSAKK; this comes from the coding sequence GTGGCAAAGGTGACCCCCAAGAAGAAGTCGAACACCGGCTTCATCGTGATCATTCTGGCCGTCGTTCTGGCGGGCGGCACGGCGATCTTCTCGGCCGTGCAGGGCAACAAGACCAAGGCGCTCGAGCTCAAGACCGACGCACCGCTGCCGGCGGCCCGCGGCTATCTGCGTGGCGATCCGAACGCGCCCATCACGATCGTGGAGTTCGGCGACTTCGAGTGCCCAGGGTGCGGCCAGTTCGCCACGGTGCAGGAGCCGGATCTCCGCAAACGCGTGATCGAGGCGGGGCTCGCGAACTTCAAGTTCATGGACTTCCCGCTCGTGCAGGCGCATCAGAACACGCTCACGGCCCACCTCGCCGCCGGCTGCGCCGACGAGCAGGGGAAGTTCTGGGAAATGCACGACAAGCTCTACGAAGGCCAGTTCGACTGGAACGGCCAGGCCACGAGCAATCCCCGCAAGATCATCGACGAGTACGCCAAGGGCCTCGGCCTCGACATGGCCAAGTACAACGACTGCTTCGAGAAGCAGCGGCCGATGGCGCAGATCATGGCCAACCAGGCCGAAGGCACGAAGCTCGGCATCAACGGCACGCCCACCATCGTGATCGGCAATCGGGCCTACTCGCCGACGCCGAATGTCGACGAGATGATCAAGATCCTCGACTCGCTCAAGACGGCCGGGGCGGTCAATGCGCCGGCGGCGGCGGCGCCGGCTGGCGACAGCGCGAAGAAGTAA
- a CDS encoding CDP-alcohol phosphatidyltransferase family protein, with protein sequence MARVPDSATVFTVPNLVSTSRVALAIGFVASDAVPVRLALIAAASITDFLDGWLARKTRTMTRLGALVDPVADRFFVLGVVISYLIGGELRWWQAALILFRDVMSVIGWFVARSVSWLRPITFKARLIGKLVTGAQLLTFLAVLLAPGWVMPLVLLVGVLGVGATVDYTLMLWRERVQDPGQAPTG encoded by the coding sequence ATGGCCCGCGTTCCCGATAGCGCCACCGTCTTCACGGTCCCGAATCTCGTGTCCACGTCCCGCGTGGCGCTCGCGATCGGCTTCGTGGCGTCGGATGCGGTCCCGGTGCGGCTGGCGCTCATCGCCGCCGCCTCGATCACGGACTTTCTCGACGGCTGGCTCGCGCGCAAGACGCGCACGATGACGCGTCTCGGGGCGCTCGTAGATCCGGTCGCCGATCGCTTCTTCGTGCTGGGCGTCGTGATCAGCTATCTCATCGGCGGCGAGCTGCGCTGGTGGCAGGCGGCGCTGATTCTCTTTCGCGACGTGATGTCGGTGATCGGCTGGTTCGTGGCTCGCAGCGTGAGCTGGCTGCGCCCCATCACCTTCAAAGCCCGCCTCATTGGCAAGCTGGTCACCGGCGCGCAGCTGCTCACCTTTCTCGCGGTGCTGCTGGCGCCCGGGTGGGTGATGCCGCTCGTCCTGCTCGTGGGCGTGCTGGGCGTCGGCGCGACCGTGGACTACACGCTGATGCTCTGGCGCGAACGGGTGCAGGATCCGGGGCAAGCGCCGACCGGCTGA